The sequence CGTCCAGTTGCTGGGTGTGGACGTTGAGGGCACCATAGTCGTGCTTGAAAAGGAAGGCGGGATGAAGACCCAATTGGGCCCGGACCACCTTCGCGAGGGCCAGCAAACTGGAAAACTCGCCATATTCCGAAACCACATACAGGGCGGTTCCCGTCTCGGCATTCTGGGTCATAGGAACTGCGCCATTTGATATCCGAACATCCTCAGGCGTCGCGCGCCCAGCCATATGACGATGATAGATCCTATGGCGATTACCGCGTTCGCCAGCACAAGATGCGCCGGGAAGTTACCATCCAGCATCGCCGCGTGATACGCGGGAATAATGTGTGCAAACGGGTTGGAGTAGTAAATTGCCTGAGCCCAATCCGGAATTCGGCCTATACTGTAAAGTCCCGGGGACATGTACCACCATAGCCACACAAAATGGCTGACCAGCTTTCCGTAATCTTTAAAAGCCACGCCGAACATCGATAACCACACATGAAGGGCCATGGTGAACAGCATTTGCACACCCGCAATCACTGGAACGAGCAACCAGGTCCACTGCGGCGAGTAGCCAGCGATCAGCAGGAAAGCGCAAAGTACGCCGACGCGGATGCCCATCAAAATCAGCTCGTTGGCCGTCACTTCCAGATAGGCAGTCAGGAGCCCGAAACCCTGTTCGACATAGGGGTGGCCCTTGCTCGACATGAAATAGGGCGCGGACGAGACGAGCATGGCGTGGCTACGCCAAAACGTTACGGGAACGAAGAAAAAAGCAAAGCTGGTATCGGCGCCGACGATGCGAAAAACCACAGTCAGCAGAAAATAGTACGTCGCGGCTTGCAGCAGAGGCTCAAGCACCAACCACAGGTTGCCGAAATAAAGTCCGAAGCTTAACTGCTTGAGCTCCAGCCGGACCAGATTGATGGTCTTACTGGTATTGTGAGCAATAGCGGCCAGGGCGTTCTTTGAACGCACGGCTCGGACGCCCCGGGGCGTAATCGTGTATTCGTAGTCTGCGCTCATGGTCAAAGGCTCTCTTTGTAGAGTTCAGTTGCCACCCCTGGATCGCCGAAATAGACCGGGACCCCACGTTCGAGCAGCAGGCATTTGGTGCAGCGGCTTAGCACGAAGTCGAATGTGTGCTGGACGACCAGAACCAGCTTGGCCCGGGACATGAAGGCCTCCAGGCGGTTCACCGCCTTGCGCTGGAAACTGGCGTCGCCTGCACTGAGCAGTTCGTCCAGGAGCAGAATGTCCCGGGGCACTGCCGTCGCCAGCGCGAAAATCAGTCTGGCGCGCATGCCGTCGGAGTAATATCGGAAAGGCCTGTCGATGTGCTCGCGCAGCTCGGCAAAGTCGATTACGTCGTCGATCAGGTCGTCGATCTCCTTCATCGACATGTCCATATACAAACCGGTCTTGTATATGTTCTGGCGTCCGCTGAGTTCGCCAACCATGCCGGCGCCTGGACGCAGAAGTATTGGCTTGGTCACGCTTTCTATTCTTCCCGATGCGATCGGGATCGCGCCGACGAGTGCTTTGAGGAAAGTGGATTTTCCAGCGCCGTTCTTGCCAATAATCCCGACAATGTCCCCCGAATAGGCGCTGAAGGTCAGGTCGTCCAGGATGGTAGTGGCTACCGGCTTATTTCGCCGGAAAACCGAGCGCAGGTTTTTGTCGGAGGGGTTGGCGAGCAATTTGATCGTGACATCGCTGACTTTCAGCAATGGAGGAGGGGCCGGCAGAGGGGAGTGCGGCGATGCGCCCTTGGCTTCCAGCCGCTCCAGCAGTTTCGCGTCGACGTGGTCAGCGTATGCTCGGTCCTTGCCTCGGTTGCTGTCGATCAGGTTACCAAGTTCCTCGACGGAAAAACCGTCGGGCGTTTGGTGGAGCGCCTCGAGCATGCGACCCAGTTCTGCCGTTCCGATGTCGGCGGAGCCGGCAATCTGAGCGCTTGCATAGTTCGCCTGATCGTCGGCACTCATCCAGTTCAGGTGGGCTGCCGGAGGAGAAACCCAGATACCATCAACCCGTATCGATGCGGGTCCGTCACCGCCGATCACATCAAGTATGTACCCTGTGGCCGCGTGCTCGTCGCTCTTCCGATCGAGCACCAGCACACCGTTTATGGCGAGCGACAGGCGACCCTGGTCTACCCTGAAGCTGTACAAGCTGGGATGTTCAAAGGTGTAGTGCCCAAGTTCGATCCTTCGATCGAGTACCAGGGCTGTCTGACGGAACCGCGCAATGACCCGTTCAGGGCCAGTCCCAGCGAAGTAACGCAATGCCACGACCGGCTGGCTGGTCAACGAAAAGTCCGCGCGCAACAGGATGTGGAACCAAGTGCCCTCCTGTTCGCCCGTCAACAGCAACCTGGTGCGCTCCCCAGGGTTGACTTCAACGTCCAATCCACCCGATCGCTCTATTGCTTGCTTGTCGCCCTTGGGCGACGATTTAAGCATGCCAGCAAGGTCGAATTCCCGTCCGCCAAGAGCCCGGGACAGGGCGCCAGGGTCTTGTCGAGCCCCAAACAACTCCTCCAGCAACAGTCGATGGGCGGGCACCAGGGATTGGAACGGGGCCGCACGCGAACCGCGGGTCAGGTCCCTCAGAGCTTCCGAGAGCGCGGAACGAGAGGGGTTTGGAATAGCTGTCTCTTTGGTCAAGCCGATGATCCCGAATTGCAGCTTGCCAGTACCCTAGATGGGTGCTGATCGTCATCCCAAAACTTTGAGGCGACGGCCAGATGTCGACATGGCCGACCGATGTTGTGCACCGTGGCATGATGGCATCCACCCCTTAGGAAGCGGTGCGACGTCAACGCCAGCAGATTACACAGCGGTGTCGGTGAACAGCATGGATGCTGGCGCCGCGCTCTCACATCAACAAACTCTGCCGCTCATGCACCAAAACGAACGCGCCGCACGGGGCGAAATGTGTCAGGGTGCAAATAGGGAATTCGTTCCGGTAAAGTCGAACTAGACGCTCAGGCAGACAAGATTGAAGAAGCGCATTCTCTACATTGTATATGAGCAAGGCAATTTCCAGCTGGGACGTTTGCTCGCCGAACAGGGACGCGCTACCGGAGAATTCGATGTTGTGCTCTGGTCGCCCTACGCGCTTCCAGCGGGTCGCCAGTTCAAAGAGGAGGCGTTGCTAGCCCACTCGGTCTATGTCGAGGAATATACGCTCGACGGCGGCTTGGCAGATATTCACGGCACATTGTCCAGTTGGCTTAGCGGCAAGCCCGAGCGTCTGCCTGTGTCGGAGTCCGGGCTTGGTTGGCGGTGGTCCGCCTGGAAGGCCCAGCGATCGGCGCGAGACATGCTCGGCAAAGTCGATGAGATGGAGCGCCAGGCGATCCTGCGGTCCGCCGACAGGAACCTTCGTCGAATAGCGTTCTGCGAGGATTGGCTGGTGCGCCTTGGAGTGGACGCTGTCGTATTTCCCGAGGACAATGTCGAACGAGACAGTTTTGCCTGGCTCGCGGCGGCGCGGAGACGGGCGATCAGGACGGTCGTTTCCACCTATGGCGCACTGTCGCCCACGGAAGCGGAAAACGCATATAAACATAGTGGTAGTCACGCCGTGGCTGAGCCATACCTCGCCCTGTTCCGGCGATACTTGCCCAAGTGGCTGGCCGAAGATCCCGACTACGCGATCACCCGCCTGCCATGGCGTGAGGTTCTCGGCCGCGAGTTGATCGGAGAAACGCCCTTCAACCCCTGGCTTGTCAACACGGGCCGCTCCGATGTCATCGCATTGGAAAGCAGGGCGATGGAAGAGAGCTATCTCGCCTTGGGCTTCAAACCGGAGAGCCTGAAAGCAGCCGGCCATCCCTTGCATGACAAGTTGGCCGCGGGGCGGGACCGGAAGACAGAACGCCGGACCATTCTAGCCGAACGCCATGGACTTGACCCAAACAAGCCACTGCTCGTATCCGCCGTCCCTCCGGACCAGTTCTCAACCCGCTCCTCGGAGTTCGCCAGCTTCGCCGACCTCGCGGCCGCTTTCTACAGGGTTCCAGCAAACACAGTTGACGTCAACGTCGTGGTCAGCCCTCACCCCAGCCTCTCAGAGACCCAGATCGCGGCAATGGAAGCGGCGGGCGCCCACGTAGAGCGGACTTCGGTCGCCGAGCTGCTTCCCCTGGCCGACCTGTATCTGGCGTCGGTTTCCTCAACCATCAAATGGGCGTTGGCTCTGGGGATCCCGGTAATCGACTTCGACTGCTACCGGTACGGATATGGTGACTACCGCGATCTGCAGCAGGTTCTCTCCGTCTCCAGTATGGCAGAACTCCAGGAGGCATTGGCGCTCTGGCAGGATCCCGGTGCCCGCGAACGGCTGACGGTGGCGGCTCGCGATGGCGCTTCGCTCTGGGGGATCATTGATGGAAGCGCCATGGAGCGGCTGGTTGCCCTCTGTCTTAACTGAAAGCCGGGCCAACGGATGGCTCCGTTGACCCGGCTTTTCAAGAGTACAGCCGATCAGATCAGGATATCGTCCGCAGCCAGGTTACCACGATAGAAGTTTTCGATGAGTAGGGATGAGTTGTTGTTAAACACAAACAACAGATCAGCGCCCACTTGCTGGCTCGCGGCAAGACACTGAGCAAAGGACGAGAACATCCCGGTCAGGTCGATCTGGTCGAACACGCCAGACCCTCCCTGAAAGTCGGTAATGACGTCATGACCGGAGGTAAATACGAAGCAATCTGCGCCGCCTCCACCGGTATAGGTGTCATTGCCAGCGTCCCCGGACAGGTAATCGTTGCCGACATCGCCGAAGAGGGAATCGCTGCCAAGCCCGCCATACAGCGTGTCATTGCCGAGGCCGCCAAACAGGTTGTCGTTGTCGCCGTGGCCATAGAGGGTGTCATTCCCCGCCAGGCCATAGAGGTAGTTCGCCTTATTGTCACCGTGGCCCGTATCGTTGTTCCCGGTGAGGATGAGACCCTCGATGTTGAGGTAGATGTCGCCGGCGGCGGCACCGGTGTTGATCGAGCTGTCCAGCAACGACGCCGTCAGGCCGGCATAACTGGCGTCGTCAAATCGCGCATAGTCGAAGCCAGCACCGCCATCCAGGTAGTCTGCGCCCAGCCCGCCATACAGGTTATCGTGTCCGCCGTTGCCGTAAATCCTGTTGTTGCCTACGCCACCGTAAGCAGAGTCATTGCCCGAGCCCAACAGCAGACCTTCGATACTGTCGTAGGTGTCGCCGGCGGCTGCCCCCGTGTTGTGAGACGGTGCGTAAAGGAGGATACGCAGGGCGGTCGTCGCGTCCGTGTAGTCCGCATAGTCAAAACCAGCGCCACCCACGAGCGCATCGTTTCCTAGGCCGCCCTGGAGGATGTCATCGCCATTGCCGCCTTGAAGGGTGTCGTTGCCCGCGCCGCCGCGGAGCCAGTTATTGGCAGCGTTGCCGATGATCAGATCGTGCCCGCTGCCACCGATGGCGTTTTCAATAAGTGAGCGCACGTCTCCGTTGTACTGGAGGGCGTTGGCAATATTTCCATTAGCGACCTGACTGCCATTGTAATGCAGTTTTGCCAATTGCGTGGTGGAGGTCGTCGTCCACTGGCCAGGCTGCAGGTTGACGGTGAGGTTGGTCGAATAATTAGAGAAGTCGTAGGTGTCGGTGCCGCCGCCATCCCACACGGTCTGGAATATCTTGTTGCCGCCGGCAGCACCCTGCCCGACGCCGTTGATCATCATCTCGCCGGTGGTGGGACTCCAGGAATAAACGGTATTGCCGTTATTGGTCGAGAAATTCGCGCCATACATGTGCTGTACGGCGGCGATGTCATACATCATCAGCGACTGCGCAAATCCCCACTGCTCGTTGGTATAACCCGACGTGTTCGAGCCGCCGATATACGAGCGATAGCTCATGACCGAGAATTCCATCGAATCACGGTCGAGGGGCATCGCGTTCGGGGTCGAGTGTGGATGCTTCAGGCCAAGTGAATGGCCGATCTCGTGCAGAAACGTTGCGTAGGCGTAGTTGCCCTTGATGGGGTTGTTGTAGTCATCCTTGTTGAACCAGGCATCACCCCCCTCGGGCGACGTGTTCGGATAATAGGCATGGGCGGTGGGCGGCACGTCCGACATGGCCAACCGGAGGGTGGCACTCGGAATGTCGGCTCCCGTCTTTTCGGTGAACGTGAGGTTCGAGACGGCCGCATAGTTGGCAAACGCCGCTTTAGTGGCATTCTGCTGCGTCAAATTCAGCGCAGCAAAGCTGTCGGGTTCGCCTTGATTATATGAGTAGCTGGGCCAGTCATAGTCCGCAGCGCTTCTCGTGAAGCTATAGGTCAGACCGACCGACGCCCACTTGTAGTTCCCCAAAAGGGCATTGGTATATTGATCGGTCGAAGAGGTAACGGCGGTAATGGCGGCCAACGATGTCTCCCAAGTCGCGAGCACCCTTACCCCAGCCGGTTAATACATTGCTAATTCGGGACTCGCAGCGCGATGATAGCGCGAGCACACGCGGCCAACAAGTAGTGTTGATCCACGAATATTTCCCGTGCCCGCCAATAAGGGCACTCTATTTTTGTTTTTCTGACGATGTCGAACCAAGGGTAGCAATACCGCCACTCGTCTCAGGTATCCCGGCTGCAGGCCTATACAATGCCGGTGAGCTTACCGTGGTAATACTGCGCGATCAGGAAAAATTGGCGCACCCGACAGAATTCGAATCTGTGACCTCTGCCTTCGGAGGGCAGCGCTCTATCCAGCTGAGCTACGGGTGCATCCGTCACGCGGGGCGATGCCCCGGCTGAACGGGCGCAACCTAACCAAAGCGGGCGATCCGCGCAACGGGGGTTTTTGGCTTTGCGCCGGGGCAGTGTCCGAGAAAGGCCAGCACCGACCGTGGCCGACGCCGGTCCTGCCGCCAGCCCTCTTTGCCTTTTCGCGCGGCGCCTAGTCCCGCGCCAGCACCACCAGGCGGTCGCCCTCTTGGTAGGTCACTGTCGCCGCCTTGCCGGGGTTGACGACGATGCCGTTGGCCTTGGCGCCTGGGCGCGGGCAATGGTAGCCGATGGCCACCTCGCCGCGCTGCCGGGCCGCTTCGGCCACGGTGTAGAAATTCACCGGGGTGCCGGTGGCCACGTAGAATTCGACCGGCCGCATGTAGATTTCCGACCCCTCTTCGTCGAGCAGCTCGTCGAAGATGGCGCCCAGCATGTCGTTTTCGGAGGCCTGGGCCAGCATCAGGCTGACCAGCTTGTTGCTGACCACGAAATCGTCGGCCCGGGTCACCTCGGCCAGTTCACGATTGCGGACATCGACCATTTCGGAGACGACGTTGATATGCACCCCGGCGGCATCGGCGATCTTGCGCAGGTGCAGCAGCGTCACCAAGGTCGAGGTATCGGTGGGCTGCGGCGCCAGCAGGTCGGAATAGCCCAGCACCAGCACATGGTCGTAGCCGGCGATGCCGAGCGCCTCGAGCGCACTGCGGCTGGTGGTGTCGACATGGCCGTATTCGACCGAAAGGTTGGCGCTGGCGATCGACAGGTTCGCCACGACCTCGTCGAGGTCGGGCGTGTCGGCAGCGATGGTCAGCGTCGAGCCCGGCGCCACATAGCGGCTGAGTTCGAAGATGATGATGGGGGCACGCCGGTTCCAGCCCAGCAGCAACACCCGTTCGGGGGCCTCGGCCGGTTTACCCTGGTGGCGGATGACGGCCGGATCGATGGCGATCGCGGCGGTGGAAATGGCAATCGCCGCGTCGTCTTCGGCGATGATGATGGCGCGGGCGCCCTCGGGAATGATCGTTTCCATCGGCGGATTGAGGCTCACCTCGCCATCGGGGGTCACCAGACCGATCAAGGTTGATGCCTCGTAGGCCATCAGCGCGTCGCCGAAGCTGTTGCCGACCAGGCCAGGCTGGGCAATCGTGTAGATTTCGCAGCCGTCGAAGTCGAGCAGCTCGGAATAGACGGCGGAGAGCCCCGCCTGGCGGCTGGAATGGGCGACGATGCGGGCGATGAGATCATCGGCCAGCACCAGTTGCGCCTCGGTGCCACCGACCACGCGGGCGACGTCGGCATTGGCGGCCTCGCGAATTTCGGCGGCGATGCGGTATGGCGCTTCGCGCCGGCGCGGGTCGTTGACCAGCGCCAGGATGGTCTTGATCACCTGGCTATCGGCATCGTCGGCACCTTCGGGCGACAGCACGATGATGGAGCGGGCCTGCTGCGGCGAAACCAGGCCAAGGTCGTAGAGATCGGTGGGCGTGCCGCTGCGGCAGATGACGCGGGTATTGCCTAGGTCGGGCACCTTGGCCGCAATCTCGTCTTCCATCTCCACCTTGTCGCGATCGGCCATGATGACGATGCGCGGCTTGCGGCGGCTCTTGTTGGCGACGACGAGCTCGGCGACGATGTCGAAGATGGAGGGGCTCCAGTTGAGGATAATGGTGTGATCCTCCTCGAGCACCTGGCTGCGGCCCTTGCGCAACTGGTCGAGCTTGCCCTCGATGCCCGAGGACAGGACGCCGATCAGGGTCGAGACGATGAAGATGCCGCCAATGGTCACCGCCAGCATGACGATGCGGAACAGCCAGCCAGTATCGCCGCCCATGGTTCCGGCATCGAGCGTGCGCATCAGGGAGGCCCACATGGCCTCGACGAAGCCCAGCGTCTCGCCGCCTTCGGGCGCGATGCCCAGCAAGGCGATGATGGCGCCGGCCACCACGATGACCACGAGCGAAAGCACGGCCAACCAGCCGATCAGCGCGATCGGTCCGGCCGACATGGATGTATCGAAGGCATAGCGCAGCCGTGCGCCCAGACTGTTGCGCTTGCTCATAGGCAGGTCCCCCGGCCGTCTTTCCGGCCCTTAACGAAAAGTGAATAGGGCGGTGCGCGGTAAAGGCAACGAAGATTTGCGTCCTTGCACAGGCCATGCCCATAAATTGCCATCAGGCTGCCGCGATTGGCTCGTATCGCGCCACACAGATAAATCGGCTAGGATGATGGGATGGCACGAACCAGAATCGGCAACGGCATGGGAATGATCGGCGCGGCGACCCTGCTGGCGCTTGTGGTCTCGGGCTGTTCGATGAGTTCGTTCAAGCCGGCGGCCGGGCCGGCGACCGCCGCCCTGGCGTCGTTTGCCGCGCCCACCGCCACACCCGCCGGCCATGTGCCCGATGCCGCCGCCGTGCCGCCCGCGCCGGCGGCGCTGGCTTATTCGGGCAGCGCCTATGACGGGCTGATCGCCCATTATGCGCAGCAGTACAACGTGCCCGAATCCCTGGTTCGCCGGGTCATCGTGCGCGAAAGCGGCTACAATGCCGCCGCTCGCAATGGTCCCTATTACGGCCTTATGCAGATCAGCCACGCCACCGCCACCGGCATGGGCTATCGCGGTTCGCCGGCGGGTCTGCTCGATGCCGAGACCAACCTGCGTTATGCGGTGCGCTACCTTGCCGGTGCCTATGTGACCGCCAAGGGCAACCCCGACCAGGCGGTGCGTTTCTACGCGCGCGGCTTCTACTACGATGCCAAGCGCGCCGGCCTGCTGGACGCCGCGGGCCTGCGTTAGGCTCCGCCGCGGGCCTGCGCTAGTCACATTCGGGCAGCCACCATCCGGGTCCGGTGCCATTGATGGGCTCGAGGCAGCGGTCTGCCGCGGCCTCGCCATTGAGAAAGCGGCGCATGTCGCTGAGGGCCAGGAAGTTGGTCAGCGCATAGCTGTGGCCGCTGTCCTTGCCCGGGTCGGTGATGCTGCTGGCATTGA comes from Devosia oryziradicis and encodes:
- a CDS encoding ABC transporter permease, whose amino-acid sequence is MSADYEYTITPRGVRAVRSKNALAAIAHNTSKTINLVRLELKQLSFGLYFGNLWLVLEPLLQAATYYFLLTVVFRIVGADTSFAFFFVPVTFWRSHAMLVSSAPYFMSSKGHPYVEQGFGLLTAYLEVTANELILMGIRVGVLCAFLLIAGYSPQWTWLLVPVIAGVQMLFTMALHVWLSMFGVAFKDYGKLVSHFVWLWWYMSPGLYSIGRIPDWAQAIYYSNPFAHIIPAYHAAMLDGNFPAHLVLANAVIAIGSIIVIWLGARRLRMFGYQMAQFL
- a CDS encoding ABC transporter ATP-binding protein, with translation MTKETAIPNPSRSALSEALRDLTRGSRAAPFQSLVPAHRLLLEELFGARQDPGALSRALGGREFDLAGMLKSSPKGDKQAIERSGGLDVEVNPGERTRLLLTGEQEGTWFHILLRADFSLTSQPVVALRYFAGTGPERVIARFRQTALVLDRRIELGHYTFEHPSLYSFRVDQGRLSLAINGVLVLDRKSDEHAATGYILDVIGGDGPASIRVDGIWVSPPAAHLNWMSADDQANYASAQIAGSADIGTAELGRMLEALHQTPDGFSVEELGNLIDSNRGKDRAYADHVDAKLLERLEAKGASPHSPLPAPPPLLKVSDVTIKLLANPSDKNLRSVFRRNKPVATTILDDLTFSAYSGDIVGIIGKNGAGKSTFLKALVGAIPIASGRIESVTKPILLRPGAGMVGELSGRQNIYKTGLYMDMSMKEIDDLIDDVIDFAELREHIDRPFRYYSDGMRARLIFALATAVPRDILLLDELLSAGDASFQRKAVNRLEAFMSRAKLVLVVQHTFDFVLSRCTKCLLLERGVPVYFGDPGVATELYKESL
- a CDS encoding M10 family metallopeptidase translates to MAAITAVTSSTDQYTNALLGNYKWASVGLTYSFTRSAADYDWPSYSYNQGEPDSFAALNLTQQNATKAAFANYAAVSNLTFTEKTGADIPSATLRLAMSDVPPTAHAYYPNTSPEGGDAWFNKDDYNNPIKGNYAYATFLHEIGHSLGLKHPHSTPNAMPLDRDSMEFSVMSYRSYIGGSNTSGYTNEQWGFAQSLMMYDIAAVQHMYGANFSTNNGNTVYSWSPTTGEMMINGVGQGAAGGNKIFQTVWDGGGTDTYDFSNYSTNLTVNLQPGQWTTTSTTQLAKLHYNGSQVANGNIANALQYNGDVRSLIENAIGGSGHDLIIGNAANNWLRGGAGNDTLQGGNGDDILQGGLGNDALVGGAGFDYADYTDATTALRILLYAPSHNTGAAAGDTYDSIEGLLLGSGNDSAYGGVGNNRIYGNGGHDNLYGGLGADYLDGGAGFDYARFDDASYAGLTASLLDSSINTGAAAGDIYLNIEGLILTGNNDTGHGDNKANYLYGLAGNDTLYGHGDNDNLFGGLGNDTLYGGLGSDSLFGDVGNDYLSGDAGNDTYTGGGGADCFVFTSGHDVITDFQGGSGVFDQIDLTGMFSSFAQCLAASQQVGADLLFVFNNNSSLLIENFYRGNLAADDILI
- a CDS encoding CASTOR/POLLUX-related putative ion channel, with protein sequence MSKRNSLGARLRYAFDTSMSAGPIALIGWLAVLSLVVIVVAGAIIALLGIAPEGGETLGFVEAMWASLMRTLDAGTMGGDTGWLFRIVMLAVTIGGIFIVSTLIGVLSSGIEGKLDQLRKGRSQVLEEDHTIILNWSPSIFDIVAELVVANKSRRKPRIVIMADRDKVEMEDEIAAKVPDLGNTRVICRSGTPTDLYDLGLVSPQQARSIIVLSPEGADDADSQVIKTILALVNDPRRREAPYRIAAEIREAANADVARVVGGTEAQLVLADDLIARIVAHSSRQAGLSAVYSELLDFDGCEIYTIAQPGLVGNSFGDALMAYEASTLIGLVTPDGEVSLNPPMETIIPEGARAIIIAEDDAAIAISTAAIAIDPAVIRHQGKPAEAPERVLLLGWNRRAPIIIFELSRYVAPGSTLTIAADTPDLDEVVANLSIASANLSVEYGHVDTTSRSALEALGIAGYDHVLVLGYSDLLAPQPTDTSTLVTLLHLRKIADAAGVHINVVSEMVDVRNRELAEVTRADDFVVSNKLVSLMLAQASENDMLGAIFDELLDEEGSEIYMRPVEFYVATGTPVNFYTVAEAARQRGEVAIGYHCPRPGAKANGIVVNPGKAATVTYQEGDRLVVLARD
- a CDS encoding lytic transglycosylase domain-containing protein, whose translation is MARTRIGNGMGMIGAATLLALVVSGCSMSSFKPAAGPATAALASFAAPTATPAGHVPDAAAVPPAPAALAYSGSAYDGLIAHYAQQYNVPESLVRRVIVRESGYNAAARNGPYYGLMQISHATATGMGYRGSPAGLLDAETNLRYAVRYLAGAYVTAKGNPDQAVRFYARGFYYDAKRAGLLDAAGLR